The genome window TCTCTCTATGCCATGTGTGACCCATTTTATATGTTTATTTTGATGAGAAAACTTGGCAAAGATTATATGGTCTGGGACAAAGCAGCTAAGATAGATTTTGTGAAACCGGGCACAGGAACAGTACGTGCGGTATTTACAATATCTCAAGAAGAATTAGAAGAAATAAAACAAACTGTTGCTTCTAAAAAAAAGATGAATTGTCTATTCACGACAACAGTCACCAACGAAAAAAATGAAATTGTCGCAAAAGTTGAGAAAACTTTATATGTTAGAAAATTGAAATAGTTACCTCATTATTTCATCAACCATTTTAATAGAGCTCGACTTCCATGAATCTTCTGTGTGACAGCAAGTCCGCCCATCATAGCACCAGCTATTCCTGGAGATCCACCTGCATCTGCGCCTGTTAAGTAAAGACCTGCTATGGGAGTTACACAATCAAACCATGGCGACTTTTCTTTGTCGTATCTTTCTGGCACACAAGCAAGTCCATAAATTGCGCCATCTGGATGAGAAGTAAAATGTTCGTTGGTTAGCGGTGTTGATACTTCAATATAATCAATGATATCTTTGAAACCAGGATATCGTGTGTCGATAGATGAGATCACCGTTTCGGCAATTTTTTTCTTCATCTCTTCATACTCTTCGCCACGTTTCTTCCAAGGTTGGTCTTTCCATTTCTCAAATAACGAATAGTCAGTAAATGATATGATATCTGCCGTATGATTTTTGGCATCTGGATCCTTAAGGCTCGGAAATGATACATACATATTTTTAATTTCACTAAAATCTTTTAACCAATCATTGCGCTTTTGAAAATTTTCTTCATGATCATTTGATGCAAATATCCAATAGTTTTCTCCTTTGAATCCGAATTTTGCAGGACTCTCAGATAAACCTAGATAGATGCAAATACTTGTTGCCATTTTTTCTTTTTTGTAAAAATCTTTCAATGGATCTCGAAAGGAAATTTCTACAGAATCCGGAATTAACTTTGTATAAGTTGGATAAGCTCCAGCACATGATACGATGACTGGAGCATAAAAATTCCGCTCTTGCTTCTGTCCTCGAAGGAACCTAGTTTTTACGCCAATCGCTTTGCTATCTTCAATAATAATTTCTAAAACTTCTGTTGTTGTGACAACTGCTCCACCCTTCTCCGCAAGAATTGGTTCAATAGAATCAAAAATTTTCCCTCCGCCACCGACAGGATAGTATCCTCCATTGAAATAATGCACAACCAATGCAGCGTGAGTTGCAAACAAACATTTGGAAGGCGGAAGTCCGTAGTCGCCCCATTGAGATGCCAATATCGCTTTGATATCATCATTTTTGAAATGATAGTCCAAATAATCTTTTAGTGTGATGATGCTTGGATCTTGCATTTGTTTTGTAAATGCGCTGAGATCGGGAGTGCTCGACTTCATCATCATCGACTTACCGAACAATGCTGAAGCTTTGTGGACATCGGAAAAATATCTGATAATGGATTCCTCTTCTTCCGGAAATTGTGCAATCAAATCCGATTTGAATTTTTCTTCGTTTCCATAAAGTTCAAAAGTTCTGTTGGGATATACGAATTTCTCGAAGGGCTCTGACATCTTCTGCCATTGCACATTATTTCTTGTGATCTTATCCATAAGCAATCGACAAAAACCTGAATCATGCATGTCTCCTACATAGTGAATACCGACGTCCCAATGGTATTTATTTTGCTTTCTTGCAAAAGAATGTGTGTATCCGCCCGCTTGAAAATGCTTTTCGATAATTAATATTTTTTTGTCTTCGAACTGTGCAAGTAAACTCGCTGAGGTAAGGCTTCCAATTCCGGAACCAATAAAGATTATATCATAATTTTCACTTAAATTTTCTTTTGACATTGACGTTAATTCCTTATCCAATATGTTATCACTGAACACATTATCTGAATACAAAATATATTTAATGTAATATATGTCAACATGATTAAAAATAAAAAACCCTACCACCACGGTGATCTCAAGAAAGCCCTCATTGATGCTTCGATGGAAATTTTAAAAAATGAAGGATACCAAGCTCTTTCCCTAAGAAAAGTATCTAAGCATGCTGCTGTCTCACAATCTGCACCCTATCGTCATTTCGCTGATCTTGAATCTTTGATCGCAGAGATCGCACTTGAAGGATTTAAATTATTGACTATGCAGTTGCTCAAAATTAAAAAACGAATGGCTAAGCATCCATTGCTTCAATATAGAGAAACAGGGTTGCAATACGTGGAATTTGCAGTGCAAAATCCTGACCTTTTCCAGATTATGTACGGTAACCAAATTCCCGATCATTCGAAATTCGAAAACTTAGTTGCTGCAGAATCTGAAACATTTCAGGTTCTCGTAGATATCATCTCAGATTGCAAAAATGCTGGAGTTCTAAAAACTAAGAATATCCGTACTGCTGCAATGGCATCGTGGACGATGGTTCATGGAATCGCTGTATTGCTTTCAGGTAGACAAGTTATGTTTCGAAATCTCAAATCAAAAGAAATCAAATCGATTACAAAGGATCTTCTTGAAACTTTATACACCGGGATGAAGGTTTCTTAAATGAAAATTGGTGTGCTTTCTGAGATTATATTAAAACAATAAATGTAATTATTTCCAATTCAAGTGATGGCAAGTAGATCAATCTCTATTAAAAATTCAGGATTAGAGAGCCTTGTCACTTCAATAAGTGTGCTTGGTGGGTATTCTCCTTTTTTAAAATATTCTCTAGTATTTTTAGAAGTTTGAATTTGAATAAAATCATCCATATTGCGAACATAAATTCTACGAAAGACCACATCTGACCAACTCGCCTTCACTTTAGTTAAGCATAGCTGCAAATCTTCCATTACTTTGTAATACTGTTCTAATAAATTTCCAGGAGCGATGCAATTGTAGTTTTCATCTGCTGGGGTCATGCCTGCAATAAAATGAAAATTCTTGGGATTGGAAACCGAGAAAATTCTCGAATAAGCTGGATGGTTGTGAAGTTCGTTTGGATTTATAATTTGTTTTTCCATTATTTTTTCCTATCTATTTTTATTTTTTAATATTGTACATAATTGAAATGGAAAAAAAAATCAAGATTGAACCCAGAATTTTTTCGAATCCAAAACTTTCATCTAATAATAGAAATCCTAATATAGTTGCCGTTAAAGGAGATAGGAATCCAAGCATAGTAATCATTTGAACAGAAGCTTTCTTAACACCATAAAACCAAACCAAATATGCAAAACCAGTTCCAATTATGGAAAGCCAAATATAGCCAGCTATTCCATGCCAGGTAATTTCGGTTGGGAAATCTTCTATAATAAATGCGACTGGAAGCAAAATCAATCCTCCGATGCTTAGCTGCCAAGAAGTTAACGTTAATTGGTCTTCATCTTGAAACCATTTTTTGGTAAACAGTGTGCCGAGCCCCATTGAGACAGCACATAACAAAGCTGCGATATATCCCCCTAGCTCAAACATGAGCTCTTCCCTCGAAAGCAAAGCAAAGACTCCGAGAAAACCTATAATACCGCTTAAGATTGATATAAATTTTATTTTCGTTTTTAGTATAGGAATCGAAAGAAAAAGTACAAATATCGGCTGGGTAGCTGTTAATATTGCAGCTACACCGCCTTGCAATCTATATGCGGAATAGAACAAAAGATATTGAAACAAAGAAATATTTAGAAAACTCACCACAATTATTTTCCAAACTGAGGTTGATTTGGGCAATCTTCTTGACAAGGCGAGAAATAGAATACCCATAGGTAAGCATCGAATTACAGAACTAAAAATGGGAACGCCTTCCGGAAGATAGACACTTGTTACCAAATAAGTAGTTCCCCAAGCGATAGGAGCCAAAGCTACCAGAAACAAAATCCCAACATAACTTGATTGGTTCATTTATTTACCTGACTTCTCATCCATCGATGTTAAGAAATGTTTATTTGTTTTAGATTTTCTGAATAACATAATATACCTTAGAACTCACTGAAAATTCTGGATGCCTTGACCAACTTTTCATTGATTCCATTCTCTCTTAGAGCATACCAGAATAAAACAGTATTAATACCCAATATTGGGATACCTAATCTAGGTTCCATTTTTTCAGAAACATTCAATAGACTCATATTAGTTCCGCATTGAACAATAGCGTCTATTCTGTTTTCTTTTTTTGCAAGTATCTCCTGAATTACAATCTCTTTAGCCTCATCAGGAATATGAGCAATATGCAAGGCATTAGCGCAGGAAAATCCAAAATCAACCACAACTTCAAAACCTAAATCTTCAAACATTCTTCTAGCATTTGCATTACCTTCCGAGTCGAATGGAGTTAGAATACCGATCCTTTTCGCTCGGAATTTTTTCAATGCTAGCTGAATAGAATTATGCCAAGTTCCGATTCCAATTGGAAACTTTTTCTCCAATTCAGTCACTGGTCTTTTCACATATTCGAGTCCGAATAAAATATGTTCTAAACTCATCCCCATAATTAAATATTCGGGTTGAGCTAATATTGATTTATCAACAGCATCCGCTAGACCTTTAAGAAAATTCTCTTTATAAATTCGAAGATCTTCAGAATTCTTTAGTTGCGGTTTCGGTGTAAAAACATTTGATATGTGAATTCCAATTCCTTTTAATTTACCTATATTACTATGAATAATTTTCCAAAGTTCGGATTCCATGCTGGTATTGGTTGCAGGGATCAACAACCCAAACTTTTTACGATAACTGAGAACATCCGGATAGCCAATTTTAGAGTCGAATGGATAATTAATTCGAACATTTTGTCCATTTGAATTAAAACCTTTAGTTGAAATGTCTGGCATAGGCGGAGCATTTGGGTTAGGAACAAAAAATTTCCGTTTAGATAGTTTCCCAATCTGAAATTCCCCGGGCGGATATTTCATTTCAGCATGCGGTTGTAGGCCGCTAGGCTCTTGATTATCATTTGGATTCAATTCCTGTTTTATGGGTTCCGATTTAAGATTTATCGTTCTAAGTGCAATTGCTGCAGCACTGATTCCTAATCCTTTTTTAATTACCTCTGAACGTTTAATTTTCTTATTTGAATCCCTTCCTCTATTGATTTTCAAGATATCACCTCATCACTGTATAACATTTATTACATATTGTTTAATACTATACTTTCTATCAATCTTTTTAGTTTAATATTAAACATTTTTTTACTTCCATTTTTGCCATTCGAAAAGGTATTTTTTTTGTTTTTATTCTTTATAGATTGATCCAGACGTAAAATTCTACATTATGCCAACTAAATTCGATGGATCCGAGAATGAAGTCATTGCACTAAATGCCTATATAAATTTACTCAGGGCTGGAAGTTCTATCGCTCACGAATTTGACCTCAAGCTCCAAGCTGATGAAGGAATGACTATGTCGGAACTTGGAATTTTGGATTCATTGCTCCATTTTGGTTCTTTGCAACCTAAAGATATTTGTGCAAAAATTTTAAGAACAAAAGGAAATGTTACATTTCACCTCAAATCACTTGAGGCTAAAAAATGGATCATCAAAAAATACTCAGATAACGATTCAAGATCTTACTGGGTCTCTCTCACTAAAGAAGGAGAAAAAAAATCAAAAAAGCCTTAAAGAGTCATGTGCAGCGAGTCGTTTCTCGCCTCTCACTTCTATCAAAGGACGAACAGAAAACGCTAAGAGATCTATGCCGTAGAGTGGGTAAAAATCAAATCTAGCATATAACAATGCATTTATGAAAAAATAATTAGAATGGCTTCTTCAAAGAAAAGGCAATCACATCTACCATTTCCGATTTACCACGAACTGAAATTGGATCTAGATTTAAAACATCAAGTGTATGCAGTTTACTTATATCAATGTCTAAACTATTTAATGAAGCAACAACTGTTCTTCCCACTGATTTTGTAAGAGTTTCCAATCTTGATGCTGTATTGACAGGATCACCAATAACAGTGAGTTCTTTTCGTTCGGCAGCTCCAACATTTCCTCGGATCACATCTCCGCAAGCCATACCAAGTCCTATTTCAAATCTTGGCATTCCACTGGCTTCTACAAGACGATTCGTTTCTTGCATTCCTTCAAGAATCTGTGTTACCGCGTTGAATGCATACAACTTATGGTTGTTAGAGCAAAGCTGTGCATCAAACACAGCCATCATTGCATCACCAATAAATTTATCAACAAACCCTTGATTATCAGAAATTGCGGATACCAGTTTTGAGAAATGTATATTCAAAAGGTTCACTACTTTTTCAGGAGGAAATTTCTCAGTGATCGCTGTGAATGACCTTATATCAGAAAAAAGGATAACAGCTTCGATTTTCTCTCCTTCCGTATTGATCTTGCCGCCAAGAATTAAATCACGTACGACGGGAGAAACATAATGACCAAATAGAGTTTTTATAACAGACTTTTCCTCAAGCTCTTTGCCAACCCGATTCATGATCACCTGAAGTTTTCCCAATTGATCGTCACTATTTACGTTCATATTAATCGCATAATCTTCATTAGCAATTTGTTTTGCAGCTTTCGATAACTCATTGATCGGCTTAATGATCGTGGCGGCGGTTAGAAGCAAAAAAGGAAAGCCGAATGTCCAGTAAGCGAGACTGATTCCAATTGTTGTATAGAAAAGCCTTTCAATAAGTCCGGGATCATTTGATCCATATTTTAAAGCAAGAAATACGGTTCCCGATATGGAAATAGCGGGCAATAACGCATTCACAAGAAACAAATCAAAGAATCTCTGTATGAGTGATGGTTTAAAAAATATTTTTCTCGTTACGCGCATATCACCATTATCAAACCAATACGGGACATAGAGAAATCGAATCAGTATATCTACGGAATAATAACATATAACAGCAGCAAGCACTGTAGATATCAAACTTATCGTGATCGCAGGTATCAGTGGATAGCCTTCTGTGTCGAAAGAAACGAGCAAAGCCAATTGAGATGCCCAAAGTATGTAAATCGCTGGAACCAATACTAGCGGATAATTGTATATTCGATTTTTCGCAATTTGCAAAGATGCAATCGAAATCTCTGTAGATTGGTTATTTATTCGCTTGTCATAATACAATTTCTGTAGCCGAATAACTGGAATTAAGTAAACAATACAAAATACTAAGAATAAAAAATCGAGAATCAGAATCACAAAACCATTGGTTGGAACGGATTCTCTACCCAGCAAGTAGCTTGCTATTAAGGTATTGACTCCCCAAAAGATTACAATTCCAATTATCTCAACGATAATGCTTGGAAAAATAACTAGAACCCAGCCAGTTTGTTTTAGAAATAAATTCTTGATTCTAGATAATATCATAGATTCCTTATTTCTTCCTTACTCGCTTCCTGTTGTCAACTTGGAATCCTACCCACCATCTAGAATCATTTTTCTTTTTTTTTGCAAGAGAAGATTATCCAACTTTAGGTAAAAATGGCGCGGAAGACGATATGGTATTGCTTAAAAAAAAGAATTTCAATATCGATTGTCATCCTTCGGGAACTTTGTGCACTTTGTGGTAGCCTTTTTTCTTAACCACAAAGAGCGCAAAGGTTACGCAGAGGAAAATGAGGAATAATTTTATTTATTTCAGTATGGTGGCTTCGCACTTTCATCTATCTCGCGAAAATTTCAATTCGGAAAGTTATGCTGGACAAGTCGCGATGATTTAGCTGCCTTCAGTTCAGCACCACACAACAAATAGCGCAAACGATTTGGTGGTGGTCCGGAGGTAAGCACTCCGCTTGAGGGAAGAAATCCTCTCCGCTCACTTCAATTCTAAATCACCTATCCATGATTCTACGTTCTCGTCGGGATTTTGCGGATTTGTCCATCGAATCCTAACATCGCTTCTATCGAAATCCTTGGGAAACAAGAAATACAATTCCAGGACACCCAAGCTTTGATCTGATTCAGTTTTTAATACAATGCTATTCGCAAGACCAAAATTCGCATGTCTTCTCAAAAATTTACCATTAGCTAATAATTGAACTGAATAACCAGGAACAGTTTCTAGAGATTTTATACTTTGACCATTTGAGATAATAGAAAAATCTTTTGAATATATCGAATAAGATCTTTCTGATTTATTTAGAAAACGAATTTCTGTTGTGCAGAAGTTGTATTTTTTATTGTCAAAAATCGCAGTTGATCGAACACCCACTCCATATTCGATAGAATAATTGTCTTTGCAGGAAATATAGTCTATACTAAAAAGAAAAGGATTTGAAATATTACCTTGTTCAATGGGTTCAAAATCAGTAAATGAATATTTTTTCTCCAAAATCATCGCATGAGATTTCTGAATCAGTTCAGCTAGACTAGCGTAAATTTGTTGCTCTGCGTTATTGTCTACAGCATCGTGATCAACAAGCTTTCCTTGCTTATCGACTATGGTCAAACTTTCCGTAGTTATCAGCTCATGACGAATCCCATCAGAATCATAGAAATAGGATTTCATTTGTAAATTGTAATCGAAGACTCTTGGAAACAACGAGAAAGTAAGTATATGAAAGACTTCCGACCCAAGTCCTGATTTGTATTTCAAATTTGTATGAATTTCCAAGATATTTTTCTTAGTGTTGCTAAGGTAATCTTGTGTATCATCAAAGCTGCCATCTACATAGGTTGGAATCCATTCAATATTTTGGTTGGGCATCCAATCGGACATTTGTAAATTCAATTGAGAATTGGAAATCATTTCTGCTATTTCTAGCAGTAAGTAATGAGGAAGTTTTTCCTTTTGTACCTTTTGAAGAATTACAACTCCGAGTTTGGGTGTGTTTGCAAGAGTTGAATGTTCTTGGTAAGGTGTTGTCGTTGAGGGTTTCCCAATTTGGCAACTAACTAGATTAACAGTAAAGAAGCCAATATATAAAAAGTATAGAATTCTTGTATTCATTCTAATAATTTCAAAAAATTATTAGCCTTGAGATTTCTCAACGACCTCAATTTCAACTTCAAAATCCTTTCTTAGTCTTTATCAACCCCAAACGCCTGACATATTTCCCCCAGAATCCATAACAATCTTCTAGAGAGATGCTTCCACGAACATCCAATTGATTCTTTCGCACAAATTCACAAGCTTCTTCGTAGGTGAATGTTTGAGTTCGTGATGCGTAATCAATTTGGAGAATTGATTCACCGTCAAAATAAATGGACTCAAGCATATTTGTATCCAAAAAAATATTTATAAGACGTAATTTCTTATCATAATTAAATACCTTATAGTAATCAGGATATGTCCCATCTCTAGAAAAGTCTAAAATATAAACACCCCCGTTAAATTGTGCCTTTTCATCAAAAGTATAGTCAACTCTATCCTCAAGTCTATTCGAACATTGTATACTCAGGATAACTGCTATGATCATCGAAAAATTCCTCATTGATCTAGAAAAATTCCATTTACAGATCGTATTGACTCTTTCAATTGTTAATCTCAACTTACGAGTGCCTCCTTGTTTTTATCAACCCTAATCGACTTATATTTACTTTATTAAAATCAATTCGCTCTTCTAAATCGAAAGAGAAATTCTATAAAACTAGAATACAGAACAAGAGTAACATCCGTTTTATAATCGATCTTCTAAAAACCTCTCTTAGTCTCAATCAACCCTAAGCGCCTAGCATATTTTCCCCAGAATCCATAACAATCTTCAAGAGTAATGCTCTCACGCATGTCAAATTGATTCTCACGAACAATCTCGCAGGCTTCTTCATAGGAAATTGGAGGATCACCCCGTTCTGAACGATACTTTACAATAATTTCGGAATTTGTTTCAATCTTATAAAACTCTTGTAAATTAGATGAAAAAAAGATTGAGAAATTTCGAAGTCTCCTATCTTTGTCATAGAGCTTAAATTTACTTGGGTATACTGTCATTGGGTCATTATAGATAAAATCTTCCCCGTCAAATTTCGCTCTTTGATCAAATGAGAAATCAATCTTATCTTCAAATCTATTAGAACAGTGTAAGAGAAAAAAAGCAAAATTGTTGCTATCTGTACTAAATTTATTCTCATCTTCCGTGCCCCTGCTCAAGATGTTGAAAGAATTGATCTCGACCACGTACCGATGTGATTACATGAGACTGTCCGCCAATTTCAATCTGATAGGAAAATGTATGAGGAGTATTGTCTCGTCCTATTCTTTCATGTCTTGAAGTGAGATACTGGTTTAAATCAATCTTGTTCCCAAGTCTTCATTTTCTCTTCATCATATCCATATTTGGATGGCGGAGGTGCCGACGGATCTTTACGGTATTCCCTGTAGGCTCGGCGAAAGCTTTCATTCAGAACTTGTGATTTAGCAGGACCAGTCCAATGAAAAGCAGGAAAATACTCTCCTTCTTGTGGAACAGTAACATAAAAAACTATATCATTTCGAGATCTTATTATCACTTGATTTGTTGAACCGTCATAGGGATGGTATTCTGAATTATCGAAAACGATATTGTCAAAAAAGAATTTACAATCTGTATATTCTTTTGTGAATTCAATACAGTGGACTTTCTTGAGTTCACCGGCTAAGCGAGTTTCTCCGCGAATATTCAGATACCCTTGTTCATCTTTCTCTCCTTCAAATCCAAGACTAAATACATTTTGTGATGATTGGGTCACTTCCTTATCATTCTGAGATTGTGGGTCAAATGCCGAGAGAGCAAAAGCTTTTCGATCTCGAAATATTGACCAAGTCTTTAATTTATCAATACTAAGCTGCGGAAATTCTTCATAGTTGAGGTAATAGAGCACATCTTCATTAGTTTCGAAGAAATTCTTTTTAATCTGTTTAACAATTTCTTTTGGATCTTTTTTTTCTTCAACCATAGGAATGGGGTTGGAATTGCTTACAGGTTCCTGTTGCTCTTTATCGCTATCTTTGCAATAAAGAACTGTTAATACTGCTAGAAATATTAATATAGCTTTTTTCATAATTATTGACCTGACCCCACTAATCCTTGCAATTTATTCAAATCATCTTGTGAGGGTGTTATGGATCGCCATTCATCGCGAGCGGGATTATATTTATAAATCTCCACGTGAGTGTGATAACCTCTATTTGAACCTCCCGAAGTTCTACCTGAATTGCCCGATAGGCTGATTGCTTGTCCTGGCTTGACAGTATCCCCTTCCTTCACCAATATCGTACTGTTATGTGATATAGAGTAGGCATAGTCGCTATTTTGGATTTGAATTACTACCTGATTCCCATGTCCAGGTTTAAATGGCGTTTTTTCATCATTTGTCTTGATACTTACCACTTTGCCCTCCGTTGGAAAGCCTATTGGTGTTCCTAATGGTGATCCTACATCCACTCCACTATGCCATGAAAGCGGTTTCCCTGTTATTGGGTCGTTTCTCCATCCCATGGGACTAGTAACACTAGCATTTGGATCTCCTGGTGTTAACAGGGGAACTCCATAGATATTATCGGTTCGAACAAATCCCTCACCAGGAACCAAATTAGGGTTCTGAGTTGGCAGTTCCTTTTCGGTCAATTTAATTGTATTCGATTCAACCCTAGCCCCCATGTTATTGATTCCAAGTCTATGGATATGATTTGCAGCCGCAGCAACAGTGAATTCATCCGAAGAGTGCATCACCTTGTAAACGGCATCCCAATCTGTATCTCTGAAATTAGACGTATTTACACCACGTAAAATACTTTCCTGAGCTTTACTGAGAAAAATGTTTTTTTCCAATTGACTACGACTTAAGATTTTTATGCGTAAAAGTTAATTTCAATTTAATATTCTTTTCTCGTCTTTATCAATCCTAAGCGTCTTGCATACTTTCCCCAAAATCCATAACAATCCTCTTAAGTAATGCTTTCTCGCATATCATATTGGTGTTCGCGAACAATTTCACAAGCTTCTTCATAGGAAATTGGTGGATCACCTCGCTCAGTACGATACTTTACATATATAATTTTATCGTTTTCAATTTCTATAGATTCTATCAATTTCGGTGAATAAAATATTTTTAAAAGAATTAGATTCTTTTTTTTATCAAAAATTTTGGCTATGTCAGGATAAATATCTTGATTAGAGAAAGCTAAAACAGAAATTCTTCCATCATACTTTGCCTTCTCATCAAAAGAAAAATCCAACTTATCCTCTGGTTTCGTTGAGCACTGGAGTATAACAGCTAGAATAAAAACTAAAATAAAGAATTTTTTAATCATTTTCCAAACCCCTCTCAAAGTTGTTGAAGAATCTATCCCGATCCCCTACCGAAGTAAATACATGCGTATGTCCACCAATATCAACCTGATAAGAAAATGTATGAGGAGTGTTGTCTCTTCCTATTCTTTCTTGTCTTGAAGTTAGATACTGGTTTAAATCCTGCCTCATAAAGAGTGCGAGGCTCAGGTTATTTCTTTTGAATAATTATTTCTAAAGAGTTTTCTTCTAAAGAATTGTATTCGTCAAAATGCAAATGGTAGCCTGATGGAACCTCTGTTTGTGCTAAATTCAATAAATGATTTGCCAATGAAAACAAACCTTCTTTATTTGCGATTATATTTATAACTCCATTTTCAAACTTGGTTTCAATTTCAAAATCATTTTCCCATTTGTATTCGATTCCGTTTTCTGCTGTAAAAGCAGGTACATCAATTTTTACGTCCATATATTACTTAGATTAATCAGTTAGATAGATATGGTAATTTTTGTCTACCATCATTCCATCAGGTTTAGCTGGATTTGGTATTAAGGTTTCAAAATTAACGTGAGGTCCAATACCGTGCGCTCCAGTAATATCACTTGCCCCCATTCTAAATACTCTTTTGCCGTCATCTACCACTGCCAGGTACTAGCTCTTTATAACCTTTGCCTAAAAATTGCTCACCTAGTTCCAACGCGAGGCTTGATGTAACTTTCATTCCATCTTTTTAGCCTAATTCTGATTACGCTTTAAATCCATCCGTGTCGTCTCTAGAGGCACTATTTTGATATTTCTTTATGTCCTCTT of Leptospira sp. GIMC2001 contains these proteins:
- a CDS encoding Rid family hydrolase, with protein sequence MEKQIINPNELHNHPAYSRIFSVSNPKNFHFIAGMTPADENYNCIAPGNLLEQYYKVMEDLQLCLTKVKASWSDVVFRRIYVRNMDDFIQIQTSKNTREYFKKGEYPPSTLIEVTRLSNPEFLIEIDLLAIT
- a CDS encoding adenylate/guanylate cyclase domain-containing protein — protein: MILSRIKNLFLKQTGWVLVIFPSIIVEIIGIVIFWGVNTLIASYLLGRESVPTNGFVILILDFLFLVFCIVYLIPVIRLQKLYYDKRINNQSTEISIASLQIAKNRIYNYPLVLVPAIYILWASQLALLVSFDTEGYPLIPAITISLISTVLAAVICYYSVDILIRFLYVPYWFDNGDMRVTRKIFFKPSLIQRFFDLFLVNALLPAISISGTVFLALKYGSNDPGLIERLFYTTIGISLAYWTFGFPFLLLTAATIIKPINELSKAAKQIANEDYAINMNVNSDDQLGKLQVIMNRVGKELEEKSVIKTLFGHYVSPVVRDLILGGKINTEGEKIEAVILFSDIRSFTAITEKFPPEKVVNLLNIHFSKLVSAISDNQGFVDKFIGDAMMAVFDAQLCSNNHKLYAFNAVTQILEGMQETNRLVEASGMPRFEIGLGMACGDVIRGNVGAAERKELTVIGDPVNTASRLETLTKSVGRTVVASLNSLDIDISKLHTLDVLNLDPISVRGKSEMVDVIAFSLKKPF
- a CDS encoding maleate cis-trans isomerase family protein — encoded protein: MKINRGRDSNKKIKRSEVIKKGLGISAAAIALRTINLKSEPIKQELNPNDNQEPSGLQPHAEMKYPPGEFQIGKLSKRKFFVPNPNAPPMPDISTKGFNSNGQNVRINYPFDSKIGYPDVLSYRKKFGLLIPATNTSMESELWKIIHSNIGKLKGIGIHISNVFTPKPQLKNSEDLRIYKENFLKGLADAVDKSILAQPEYLIMGMSLEHILFGLEYVKRPVTELEKKFPIGIGTWHNSIQLALKKFRAKRIGILTPFDSEGNANARRMFEDLGFEVVVDFGFSCANALHIAHIPDEAKEIVIQEILAKKENRIDAIVQCGTNMSLLNVSEKMEPRLGIPILGINTVLFWYALRENGINEKLVKASRIFSEF
- a CDS encoding TetR/AcrR family transcriptional regulator, translated to MIKNKKPYHHGDLKKALIDASMEILKNEGYQALSLRKVSKHAAVSQSAPYRHFADLESLIAEIALEGFKLLTMQLLKIKKRMAKHPLLQYRETGLQYVEFAVQNPDLFQIMYGNQIPDHSKFENLVAAESETFQVLVDIISDCKNAGVLKTKNIRTAAMASWTMVHGIAVLLSGRQVMFRNLKSKEIKSITKDLLETLYTGMKVS
- a CDS encoding phytoene desaturase family protein, producing MSKENLSENYDIIFIGSGIGSLTSASLLAQFEDKKILIIEKHFQAGGYTHSFARKQNKYHWDVGIHYVGDMHDSGFCRLLMDKITRNNVQWQKMSEPFEKFVYPNRTFELYGNEEKFKSDLIAQFPEEEESIIRYFSDVHKASALFGKSMMMKSSTPDLSAFTKQMQDPSIITLKDYLDYHFKNDDIKAILASQWGDYGLPPSKCLFATHAALVVHYFNGGYYPVGGGGKIFDSIEPILAEKGGAVVTTTEVLEIIIEDSKAIGVKTRFLRGQKQERNFYAPVIVSCAGAYPTYTKLIPDSVEISFRDPLKDFYKKEKMATSICIYLGLSESPAKFGFKGENYWIFASNDHEENFQKRNDWLKDFSEIKNMYVSFPSLKDPDAKNHTADIISFTDYSLFEKWKDQPWKKRGEEYEEMKKKIAETVISSIDTRYPGFKDIIDYIEVSTPLTNEHFTSHPDGAIYGLACVPERYDKEKSPWFDCVTPIAGLYLTGADAGGSPGIAGAMMGGLAVTQKIHGSRALLKWLMK
- a CDS encoding DUF4442 domain-containing protein, producing MRENQKTFGPIPKWENLEKIIGFKNVINVYVPYLAAGIQVEEISEDFSCIKVKLDINFFNENYVGVHFGGSLYAMCDPFYMFILMRKLGKDYMVWDKAAKIDFVKPGTGTVRAVFTISQEELEEIKQTVASKKKMNCLFTTTVTNEKNEIVAKVEKTLYVRKLK
- a CDS encoding DMT family transporter, which encodes MNQSSYVGILFLVALAPIAWGTTYLVTSVYLPEGVPIFSSVIRCLPMGILFLALSRRLPKSTSVWKIIVVSFLNISLFQYLLFYSAYRLQGGVAAILTATQPIFVLFLSIPILKTKIKFISILSGIIGFLGVFALLSREELMFELGGYIAALLCAVSMGLGTLFTKKWFQDEDQLTLTSWQLSIGGLILLPVAFIIEDFPTEITWHGIAGYIWLSIIGTGFAYLVWFYGVKKASVQMITMLGFLSPLTATILGFLLLDESFGFEKILGSILIFFSISIMYNIKK
- a CDS encoding MarR family winged helix-turn-helix transcriptional regulator, translated to MPTKFDGSENEVIALNAYINLLRAGSSIAHEFDLKLQADEGMTMSELGILDSLLHFGSLQPKDICAKILRTKGNVTFHLKSLEAKKWIIKKYSDNDSRSYWVSLTKEGEKKSKKP